The Xanthomonas sontii genome contains a region encoding:
- a CDS encoding NAD-glutamate dehydrogenase: MPATAKVIDAAPAASAFSLASVFAALRKRYPAARQEEAQTFAEEFYKRMEEDEFPHHSAQEWAALAASMLEFARKRKPGTVNVRVFNPNLKDDGWESSHTVLQIVNDDMPFLVDSVSMALAELGIGVHVLGHPVLRMQRDKGGTLENVGEGKAESLMALEIDRQPPEDMAQVEAAIRRILGEVRNIVRDWGGMREKMLALADDLTTRRLPVDDKGRREAQEFLRWAAADHFTFFGYREYRVEKQGGEDVLAPLEDSGLGLLRGQDKSPARPVRTLAAHGLSESGTKEALILTKTNARSRVHRSGYMDYIGVLEFDAKGRIVAEQRFLGLFTSSAYNRRPWEIPLVRERFDYVMRKSELTPSSHSGKALRHILETLPREELFQSNEEELYRTAMGILGLQERVRSRLFLRRDKYGRFISALVYIPRERFNTDVRLRIEALLKDALHGEYIDSNVVLGESPLAQLHMIVRPKPGEALEFDTTELESRLAHLLRNWHDDLREALVASCGERDGLRLAAGYGRALPAGYIEESTAQIAARDVERLAALRGPEDLHLSLQALRRDGADSLRLKLYRQHDDLPLSDVLPMMENLGLRVISERPYRLVVDGTALSIQDFEVEPLAGSIDVAAADAPLCEAFVRIWRGDAENDGFNRLIVGASLSWRQVAVLRGYCKYLLQTGVPFSQAYVEETCNRYPLLARLLVELFEARFDPATGNESKAQIAEGQAALTAQLHLLAKDDAAALKALQPVIDARSGSRDAQLEAVSAALLKLFDQVASLDEDRILRSFKGVIEATLRTSHYQRSADGGLGHCISFKLDSAKVPDLPKPRPYREIFVYGPRVEGVHLRFGAVARGGLRWSDRREDFRTEVLGLVKAQMVKNTVIVPVGAKGGFFCKRPPVGGDRDAVLAEGIACYKLFIQGLLDITDNIVGGKIVPPPQVVRHDQDDPYLVVAADKGTATFSDIANGLALDHGFWLGDAFASGGSVGYDHKGMGITARGAWESVKRHFRALGRDCQSEDFTCVGIGDMSGDVFGNGMLLSRHIRLLAAFDHRHIFLDPNPDAAASFAERERLFKLPRSSWADYDAKLISAGGGIYPRTLKSIEISAPVREALGLEPGVKQLSPNDLMNAILKAPVDLFWNGGIGTYVKAASETHGDVGDRANNGLRVNGGELRCKVVGEGGNLGLTQLGRIEAAQVGVLLNTDFIDNSAGVDTSDHEVNIKILLNDVVQAKKLTLDARNKLLASMTDEVAELVLWDNIRQNQALSLMERMSVTRLGSKQHFIRTLEAQGLLDRQIEYLPSDAEISARKARGQGLTRPELAVLLSYSKLVAFQQLLESDIPEDPYLSKELQRYFPQPLQKKYADAMERHRLKREIIATAVTNTTINRMGATFLMRMQEDTGRSIAEVAKAYTISRETLDARALWTQIDALDGKVPESVQIDALEVIWTLQRAFVRWLLFRPGPMPGITAAVERYYEPFNDIRVASGVLPDSQRPRYEALVQEWQDKGLPPALAQQLSELRFLEPAFDIIEMARTRKLKPVEVSKVHFRLGEALQLPWLFEQIDALEVNGRWHAVARGVLRDELAKHHSVLAGQALSLPGGTAEAKVQHWLQRDDSSLRFTLSMLQELAAQKTLDYPTVSVAVQRLGQLAAHGV; encoded by the coding sequence GTGCCGGCGACCGCCAAGGTGATCGACGCGGCGCCGGCCGCCAGCGCCTTCAGCCTGGCCTCGGTGTTCGCGGCGCTGCGCAAGCGCTATCCGGCCGCGCGCCAGGAGGAGGCGCAGACCTTCGCCGAGGAGTTCTACAAGCGCATGGAGGAGGACGAGTTCCCCCACCACAGCGCGCAGGAGTGGGCGGCGCTGGCCGCGTCGATGCTGGAGTTCGCACGCAAGCGCAAGCCGGGCACGGTCAACGTGCGGGTGTTCAACCCGAACCTGAAGGACGACGGCTGGGAGTCGTCGCACACGGTGCTGCAGATCGTCAACGACGACATGCCGTTCCTGGTCGATTCGGTGAGCATGGCGCTGGCCGAGCTGGGCATCGGCGTGCACGTGCTCGGCCACCCGGTGCTGCGCATGCAGCGCGACAAGGGCGGCACGCTGGAGAACGTGGGCGAGGGCAAGGCGGAATCGCTGATGGCGCTGGAGATCGACCGCCAGCCGCCGGAAGACATGGCGCAGGTGGAAGCGGCGATCCGGCGTATCCTCGGCGAGGTGCGCAACATCGTGCGCGACTGGGGCGGCATGCGCGAGAAGATGCTGGCGCTGGCCGACGACCTGACCACGCGGCGCCTGCCGGTGGACGACAAGGGCCGGCGCGAGGCGCAGGAATTCCTGCGCTGGGCCGCGGCCGACCATTTCACCTTCTTCGGCTACCGCGAATACCGCGTGGAGAAGCAGGGCGGCGAAGACGTGCTGGCGCCGCTGGAAGACAGCGGCCTGGGCCTGCTGCGCGGGCAGGACAAGTCGCCGGCGCGGCCGGTGCGCACGCTGGCCGCGCACGGCCTCAGCGAGTCCGGCACCAAGGAAGCGCTGATCCTGACCAAGACCAATGCGCGCTCGCGGGTGCACCGCAGCGGCTACATGGACTATATCGGCGTGCTGGAGTTCGACGCCAAGGGCCGCATCGTCGCCGAACAGCGCTTCCTCGGCCTGTTCACCTCCAGCGCCTACAACCGCCGCCCGTGGGAGATCCCGCTGGTGCGCGAGCGCTTCGACTACGTGATGCGCAAGTCCGAACTGACCCCGAGCAGCCACAGCGGCAAGGCGCTGCGCCATATCCTGGAGACGCTGCCGCGCGAGGAGCTGTTCCAGTCCAACGAGGAAGAGCTGTACCGCACCGCGATGGGCATTCTGGGCCTGCAGGAGCGGGTGCGCAGCCGCCTGTTCCTGCGCCGCGACAAGTACGGCCGCTTCATTTCCGCGCTGGTGTACATCCCGCGCGAGCGTTTCAACACCGACGTGCGCCTGCGCATCGAGGCCTTGCTGAAGGACGCGCTGCACGGCGAGTACATCGATTCCAACGTGGTGCTGGGCGAATCGCCGCTGGCGCAGCTGCACATGATCGTGCGGCCCAAGCCGGGCGAGGCGCTGGAGTTCGACACCACCGAACTGGAATCGCGCCTGGCGCACCTGCTGCGCAACTGGCACGACGACCTGCGCGAGGCGCTGGTGGCCAGCTGCGGCGAGCGCGATGGCCTGCGCCTGGCCGCCGGCTACGGCCGCGCGCTGCCGGCCGGCTACATCGAGGAGTCGACCGCGCAGATCGCCGCGCGCGACGTCGAACGCCTGGCCGCGCTGCGCGGTCCGGAAGACCTGCACCTGAGCCTGCAGGCGCTGCGTCGCGACGGCGCCGACAGCCTGCGCCTGAAGCTGTACCGCCAGCACGACGACCTGCCGCTGTCGGACGTGCTGCCGATGATGGAGAACCTGGGCCTGCGGGTGATCTCCGAGCGTCCGTACCGGCTGGTGGTCGATGGCACCGCGCTGTCCATCCAGGACTTCGAGGTCGAGCCGCTGGCCGGCAGCATCGATGTGGCCGCGGCCGACGCGCCGCTGTGCGAGGCGTTCGTGCGGATCTGGCGCGGCGACGCCGAGAACGACGGCTTCAACCGCCTGATCGTCGGTGCCAGCCTGAGCTGGCGCCAGGTCGCGGTGCTGCGTGGCTACTGCAAGTACCTGCTGCAGACCGGCGTGCCGTTCTCGCAGGCTTACGTGGAAGAGACCTGCAACCGCTATCCGCTGCTGGCGCGGCTGCTGGTGGAGCTGTTCGAGGCGCGCTTCGATCCGGCCACCGGCAACGAGAGCAAGGCACAGATCGCCGAGGGACAGGCCGCGCTGACGGCGCAACTGCACCTGCTGGCCAAGGACGATGCCGCGGCGCTGAAGGCGCTGCAGCCGGTGATCGATGCGCGCAGCGGCAGCCGCGACGCGCAGCTGGAGGCGGTCTCGGCGGCGCTGCTGAAACTGTTCGACCAGGTGGCGAGCCTCGACGAGGACCGCATCCTGCGCAGCTTCAAGGGCGTGATCGAGGCGACCCTGCGCACCAGCCACTACCAGCGCAGCGCCGACGGCGGGCTGGGCCACTGCATCAGCTTCAAGCTGGATTCGGCCAAGGTGCCGGACCTGCCCAAGCCGCGTCCGTACCGCGAGATCTTCGTGTACGGCCCGCGCGTGGAAGGCGTGCACCTGCGCTTCGGCGCGGTGGCGCGTGGCGGCCTGCGCTGGTCCGACCGGCGCGAGGACTTCCGCACCGAGGTGCTGGGCCTGGTCAAGGCGCAGATGGTCAAGAACACGGTGATCGTGCCGGTCGGCGCCAAGGGCGGCTTCTTCTGCAAGCGCCCGCCGGTCGGCGGCGACCGCGACGCGGTGCTGGCCGAAGGCATCGCCTGCTACAAGCTGTTCATCCAGGGCCTGCTGGACATCACCGACAACATCGTCGGCGGCAAGATCGTGCCGCCGCCGCAGGTGGTGCGCCACGACCAGGACGATCCGTACCTGGTGGTCGCCGCCGACAAGGGCACGGCCACCTTCTCCGACATCGCCAACGGCCTGGCGCTGGACCACGGCTTCTGGCTGGGCGACGCGTTCGCCTCCGGCGGCTCGGTCGGCTACGACCACAAGGGCATGGGCATCACCGCGCGCGGCGCCTGGGAGTCGGTCAAGCGCCACTTCCGCGCGCTGGGCCGCGACTGCCAGAGCGAGGACTTCACCTGCGTGGGCATCGGCGACATGTCCGGCGACGTGTTCGGCAACGGCATGCTGCTGTCGCGCCACATCCGCCTGCTGGCCGCGTTCGACCACCGCCACATCTTCCTCGACCCGAACCCGGACGCGGCGGCGTCCTTCGCCGAGCGCGAGCGCCTGTTCAAGCTGCCGCGCTCCAGCTGGGCCGACTACGACGCCAAGCTGATCAGCGCCGGCGGCGGCATCTACCCGCGCACGCTCAAGTCGATCGAGATCAGTGCGCCGGTGCGCGAGGCGCTGGGCCTGGAGCCGGGGGTCAAGCAACTCTCGCCGAACGACCTGATGAACGCCATCCTCAAGGCGCCGGTGGACCTGTTCTGGAATGGCGGCATCGGCACCTACGTCAAGGCCGCCAGCGAGACCCACGGCGACGTCGGCGACCGTGCCAACAACGGCCTGCGCGTCAACGGCGGCGAGCTGCGCTGCAAGGTCGTGGGCGAGGGCGGCAACCTCGGCCTGACCCAGCTCGGCCGCATCGAGGCCGCGCAGGTCGGGGTGCTGCTCAACACCGACTTCATCGACAACTCGGCCGGCGTGGACACCTCCGACCACGAGGTCAACATCAAGATCCTGCTCAACGACGTGGTGCAGGCCAAGAAGCTGACCCTGGACGCGCGCAACAAGCTGCTGGCGTCGATGACCGACGAAGTGGCCGAGCTGGTGCTGTGGGACAACATCCGCCAGAACCAGGCGCTGAGCCTGATGGAGCGGATGAGCGTCACCCGCCTGGGCTCCAAGCAGCACTTCATCCGCACCCTGGAGGCGCAGGGCCTGCTCGACCGGCAGATCGAATACCTGCCCTCGGACGCGGAGATCTCCGCGCGCAAGGCGCGTGGCCAGGGGCTGACCCGGCCGGAATTGGCGGTGCTGCTGTCCTATTCCAAGCTGGTGGCGTTCCAGCAGCTGCTGGAGTCGGACATCCCCGAGGACCCGTACCTGTCCAAGGAACTGCAGCGCTACTTCCCGCAGCCGCTGCAGAAGAAGTACGCCGACGCGATGGAGCGGCACCGCCTCAAGCGCGAGATCATCGCCACCGCGGTGACCAACACCACCATCAACCGGATGGGCGCCACCTTCCTGATGCGCATGCAGGAAGACACCGGCCGCAGCATCGCCGAGGTCGCCAAGGCCTACACCATCAGCCGGGAGACGCTGGATGCACGCGCGCTGTGGACGCAGATCGATGCGCTGGACGGCAAGGTGCCCGAGTCGGTGCAGATCGACGCGCTGGAGGTGATCTGGACGCTGCAGCGCGCCTTCGTGCGCTGGCTGCTGTTCCGTCCGGGCCCGATGCCGGGCATCACCGCGGCGGTGGAGCGCTACTACGAGCCGTTCAACGACATCCGCGTCGCCTCCGGCGTGCTGCCCGATTCGCAGCGTCCGCGCTACGAGGCGCTGGTGCAGGAGTGGCAGGACAAGGGCCTGCCGCCGGCGCTCGCCCAGCAGCTGTCGGAACTGCGCTTCCTGGAGCCGGCGTTCGACATCATCGAAATGGCGCGCACCCGCAAGCTCAAGCCGGTGGAGGTGTCGAAGGTGCACTTCCGCCTCGGCGAGGCGCTGCAGTTGCCGTGGCTGTTCGAGCAGATCGACGCGCTGGAGGTCAACGGCCGCTGGCATGCGGTGGCCCGCGGCGTGCTGCGCGACGAACTGGCCAAGCACCACAGCGTGCTGGCCGGCCAGGCGCTGAGCCTGCCGGGCGGCACCGCCGAGGCCAAGGTGCAGCACTGGCTGCAGCGCGACGACAGCAGCCTGCGTTTCACCCTGAGCATGCTGCAGGAGCTGGCTGCGCAGAAGACCCTGGACTACCCGACGGTGTCGGTGGCGGTGCAGCGACTCGGCCAGCTGGCGGCGCACGGCGTCTGA
- a CDS encoding NAD kinase, with protein sequence MPSSPRICFLASVAPEAQHARTQLVGRYGDCEPADADVLCALGGDGFMLQTLHRHGSLGKPVFGMKLGTVGFLMNQFRDDDLVARLALAEPAKLRPLEMLAQTESGATTGSLAYNEVSLLRQTRQAAHVSIDLNGQTRVDELICDGVLVSTPAGSTAYNSSAHGPILPLGSHTLALTPIAPYRPRRWRGAILKADIEVRFRVLDPYKRPVSVTADSHETRDVVEVTIRESRDRLVTLLFDPEHNLEERILSEQFMV encoded by the coding sequence CTGCCGTCCTCGCCCCGCATCTGTTTCCTCGCCAGCGTCGCGCCGGAGGCGCAGCACGCGCGTACCCAACTGGTCGGGCGCTACGGCGATTGCGAGCCGGCCGATGCCGATGTGCTGTGCGCGCTCGGCGGCGACGGCTTCATGCTGCAGACCCTGCATCGCCACGGCAGCCTGGGCAAGCCGGTGTTCGGCATGAAGCTGGGCACGGTCGGCTTCCTGATGAACCAGTTCCGCGACGACGACCTGGTCGCGCGCCTGGCCCTGGCCGAGCCGGCCAAGCTGCGCCCGCTGGAAATGCTGGCGCAGACCGAATCCGGCGCCACCACCGGCTCGCTGGCCTACAACGAGGTCTCGCTGCTGCGGCAGACCCGTCAGGCCGCGCACGTGAGCATCGATCTCAACGGCCAGACCCGGGTCGACGAACTGATCTGCGACGGCGTACTGGTGTCGACCCCGGCCGGCAGCACCGCCTACAACTCCTCCGCGCACGGACCGATCCTGCCGCTGGGCTCGCACACCCTGGCGCTGACCCCGATCGCGCCGTACCGGCCGCGGCGCTGGCGCGGCGCGATCCTCAAGGCCGACATCGAGGTGCGCTTCCGCGTGCTGGACCCGTACAAGCGCCCGGTCAGCGTCACCGCCGACTCGCACGAGACCCGCGACGTGGTCGAAGTCACCATCCGCGAATCCCGCGACCGCCTGGTCACCCTGCTGTTCGATCCGGAGCACAATCTGGAGGAGCGGATCTTGAGCGAGCAATTTATGGTGTAG
- a CDS encoding 5'-nucleotidase, with the protein MSDNSPRLLTVAVTSRALFDLEEGHALFEREGVEAYSAYQREREDDVLAPGVAFPVVRKLLALNQGTPPETPPVEVILLSRNSADTGLRIFNSIQHYGLGIVRATFTSGEATWPYVKPFGTDLFLSANPESVRRALSHGIAAATILPKPPGEHAQEAAAAAGAIDADRLSTQLRIAFDGDAVIFGDEGERFSREQGVEAFGRYERENAREPLTGGPFRNFLSALHALQSAFPAGEASPIRTALVTARSAPAHERVIRTLREWGVRLDEALFLGGRHKGPFLQAFGADIFFDDSQHNIDSAARERVAAGHVPHGVANDIAKP; encoded by the coding sequence ATGTCCGACAACTCCCCACGTCTGCTCACCGTCGCGGTCACCTCGCGCGCCCTGTTCGATCTGGAAGAGGGCCATGCCCTGTTCGAGCGGGAGGGGGTGGAGGCGTACAGCGCGTATCAGCGCGAGCGCGAGGACGATGTGCTGGCGCCCGGTGTGGCGTTCCCGGTGGTGCGCAAGCTGCTGGCGCTGAACCAGGGCACGCCGCCGGAGACGCCGCCGGTGGAGGTGATCCTGCTGTCGCGCAATTCCGCCGACACCGGGCTGCGCATCTTCAATTCGATCCAGCACTACGGGCTGGGCATCGTCCGCGCCACCTTCACCTCCGGCGAGGCGACCTGGCCCTACGTCAAGCCGTTCGGTACCGATCTGTTCCTCTCGGCCAACCCGGAATCGGTGCGCCGCGCGCTCAGCCACGGCATCGCCGCGGCGACCATCCTGCCCAAGCCGCCCGGCGAGCACGCGCAGGAAGCGGCCGCGGCCGCCGGCGCGATCGATGCCGATCGCCTGTCCACCCAGTTGCGCATCGCCTTCGACGGCGATGCGGTGATCTTCGGCGACGAGGGCGAGCGTTTCTCGCGCGAGCAGGGCGTGGAAGCGTTCGGCCGCTACGAGCGCGAGAACGCGCGTGAGCCGCTGACCGGCGGGCCGTTCCGCAATTTCCTGTCGGCGCTGCACGCGCTGCAGTCCGCGTTCCCGGCCGGCGAAGCCTCGCCGATCCGTACCGCGCTGGTCACCGCGCGCTCGGCGCCGGCGCACGAGCGGGTGATCCGCACCCTGCGCGAATGGGGCGTGCGCCTGGACGAGGCGCTGTTCCTCGGCGGCCGCCACAAGGGGCCGTTCCTGCAGGCCTTCGGCGCGGACATCTTCTTCGACGATTCGCAGCACAACATCGACAGCGCCGCCCGCGAGCGCGTCGCCGCCGGGCATGTGCCGCACGGGGTCGCCAACGACATCGCCAAGCCGTGA
- a CDS encoding fused MFS/spermidine synthase → MTAAPGGGRWAALRRLLRQGADAPADLRPGRPYVRHGWRYTSLQFKGEVTQSRMYTWWPDVLQVGYTRSMLGALLLRPDPRRIGIVGLGGGSQAKFCYRHLPQARIEAIEADADVLALRAAFRIPDDDARFEAVHGDGARLLRQRRDRYDLLLLDAYDADGIPAALLSRGFYEDCHAALAPGGVLAVNLYDTDTRRHLAHLRALFGGRVLRLDEPQMDNQVVFAWTGALPALDVHAALACLPWSARWQLRTPFRRVQQAMAGRTGADGVR, encoded by the coding sequence GTGACTGCGGCGCCCGGCGGCGGCCGCTGGGCCGCGCTGCGCCGCCTGCTGCGGCAGGGAGCGGATGCGCCTGCCGACCTGCGTCCCGGGCGGCCTTACGTGCGCCACGGCTGGCGCTACACCAGCCTGCAGTTCAAGGGCGAGGTGACCCAGAGCCGCATGTACACCTGGTGGCCGGACGTGCTGCAGGTGGGCTACACCCGCAGCATGCTCGGCGCGCTGTTGCTGCGCCCGGACCCGCGGCGGATCGGCATCGTCGGCCTCGGCGGCGGCTCGCAGGCCAAGTTCTGCTATCGGCACCTGCCGCAGGCGCGGATCGAGGCGATCGAGGCCGACGCCGACGTGCTGGCCCTGCGCGCGGCCTTCCGCATCCCGGACGACGATGCGCGCTTCGAGGCCGTGCACGGCGACGGCGCGCGGTTGTTGCGGCAACGGCGTGACCGCTACGACCTGCTGCTGCTCGACGCCTACGATGCCGACGGCATCCCGGCCGCGCTGCTCAGCCGCGGCTTCTACGAGGACTGCCACGCGGCGCTGGCACCGGGTGGGGTACTGGCGGTGAACCTGTACGACACCGACACGCGCCGCCACCTGGCGCATCTGCGCGCGCTGTTCGGCGGCCGCGTGCTGCGCCTGGACGAGCCACAGATGGACAACCAGGTGGTGTTCGCCTGGACCGGTGCACTGCCGGCGTTGGACGTGCACGCGGCCTTGGCCTGCCTGCCGTGGTCGGCGCGCTGGCAACTGCGCACGCCGTTCCGGCGCGTGCAGCAAGCGATGGCGGGCAGGACGGGAGCGGACGGGGTGCGTTAG